One genomic window of Geoanaerobacter pelophilus includes the following:
- a CDS encoding substrate-binding domain-containing protein: MFKKLTLCLALILTMVAASASAEIRIAGGASPIEKVLTPVKDKFTKETGISVVAFAQGPDNALKDFTNGKVDAMLLFLVPEDLGKFAKKVNVPLDMAATKGDVMLEDTVVFVVNPANPVSKLTKEQLTSVFSGKVENWKAVGGAEDETIVVLGELTKGLTELASSKVFGSAPITKENLMVRSAQDVIFAVAGNKGAIGIASSAVLNDKVKALDDPKLTVKVMLYTKGEPNAEMKKLIQYMKK; the protein is encoded by the coding sequence ATGTTTAAAAAGTTGACTCTTTGCTTAGCTCTTATCCTGACAATGGTTGCTGCTTCAGCCTCTGCTGAAATCCGCATCGCCGGCGGCGCGTCCCCCATTGAAAAGGTACTGACCCCGGTCAAGGACAAGTTCACCAAGGAAACCGGCATATCTGTTGTTGCCTTCGCCCAAGGGCCGGATAATGCCCTTAAGGACTTTACTAACGGCAAGGTCGATGCGATGCTCCTCTTTCTGGTTCCGGAAGATCTGGGAAAGTTCGCCAAGAAAGTCAATGTGCCTTTGGATATGGCAGCCACCAAGGGTGACGTGATGCTGGAGGATACGGTCGTCTTTGTCGTGAACCCGGCAAACCCGGTCAGCAAGCTGACCAAAGAACAGCTGACCTCAGTGTTTTCAGGGAAGGTCGAGAACTGGAAGGCTGTTGGCGGAGCTGAGGATGAAACCATCGTTGTGCTTGGTGAACTGACCAAAGGGCTTACCGAACTGGCCAGCAGCAAAGTATTCGGCAGTGCTCCGATTACCAAGGAAAACCTGATGGTTCGCTCGGCCCAGGATGTTATATTTGCCGTGGCCGGCAACAAGGGGGCCATTGGCATCGCTTCTTCCGCAGTCCTCAATGACAAGGTAAAAGCTCTTGATGATCCTAAACTCACGGTCAAGGTGATGCTCTATACCAAAGGTGAACCGAATGCCGAGATGAAAAAGCTGATTCAGTACATGAAGAAATAA